In Podospora pseudoanserina strain CBS 124.78 chromosome 5, whole genome shotgun sequence, a single window of DNA contains:
- a CDS encoding hypothetical protein (EggNog:ENOG503PD4K; COG:S), with product MMFPTRSRRKGAPLLPLRFLTTWSLLASSTTTLALSTIHNPKYQCPSSPPPALTPHQLLSASCPHPIPGSLTETLFSNSSSHITPWTHAPVCELTNGLTGQYCTYTNSHHGHRGFSIVTTPSRAADVASWFLDLPLPKPSDGAEGEKYKVVTIPGKGKGVIATKEIKQWEEIILDYATLVVDVGFTVEVNALRGYRLLHKAVEQMGDGGNGVMELGKSSEHAQDVVENVLRTNAFSTRVGEGDYMAVYPTVSVSLVSPTGLLNRGKKSKMLTAHPSSAYTRFIQESLQVSIAASKPISPGEEITISYLTLGKTSSERAHLLKKWGFTCSCPLCTSPPSTIAASDARRKEIAKLQDLAIRAFQANKPYQALRLTRQILPLLPKEELFPLESEQLENMSRIYFVLNDMDKAEKYARLSLEVLARQGYIKWVEGWMVGKMFRRFEEEEGPRGVRY from the exons ATGATGTTCCCAACACGCAGCCGAAGAAAAGGGGCCCCCTTATTACCCCTCAGGTTTCTCACCACATGGTCCCTCCTcgcttcatcaacaacaacactggCGTTATCCACcatccacaaccccaaaTATCAatgcccctcctctccacccccagCTCTCACGCCACACCAACTCCTCTCTGCCAGCtgcccccatcccatccctgGTTCACTGACAGAAACCCTCTTTTccaactccagctcccacATCACCCCCTGGACCCACGCCCCAGTCTGCGAGCTCACCAATGGCCTGACCGGTCAATACTGCACCTACACCAACtcccaccacggccaccgcGGCTTCTCCATTGTCACCACGCCCTCCCGCGCCGCAGACGTTGCCTCCTGGTTTCTTGACCTCCCCTTACCCAAACCCTCGGACGGCGCTGAAGGCGAGAAATACAAAGTCGTTACCATCCCCGGAAAAGGCAAGGGCGTCATAGCCACGAAGGAAATCAAACAATGGGAGGAGATTATACTTGACTATGCCACGCTCGTGGTGGATGTTGGTTTCACGGTGGAGGTGAATGCGTTGAGGGGGTACAGACTGCTGCATAAAGCAGTCGAACagatgggtgatgggggtaACGGTGTGATGGAACTGGGGAAGAGCAGCGAGCACGCTCAGGATGTGGTGGAGAACGTGCTGAGGACGAATGCGTTTAGCACgagggtcggggagggggattaCATGGCGGTTTATCCTACTGTTTCGGTGAGTCTTGTCTCCCCCACGGGGCTGTTGAATAGGGGAAAGAA AAGCAAAATGCTAACAGCACATCCCTCCAGCGCCTACACCCGCTTCATCCAAGAATCCCTCCAAGTCTCCATCGCAGCCTCCAAACCCATCTCCCCGGGCGAGGAAATCACCATCTCCT ACCTAACCCTAGGCAAAACCTCCTCGGAACgcgcccacctcctcaaaaaaTGGGGCTTCACCTGCTCCTGCCCCCTctgcacctcccccccttccaccatcgccgcctccGACGCCCGCCGGAAAGAAATCGCAAAGCTCCAAGACCTCGCCATCCGCGCCTTCCAAGCCAACAAGCCGTACCAAGCTCTGCGCCTGACGAGACAGATCTTGCCTCTTCTGCCAAAGGAGGAGCTCTTCCCGCTTGAGAGTGAGCAGCTGGAGAATATGAGCAGGATTTACTTTGTGTTGAACGACATGGACAAGGCGGAAAAGTACGCGAGgctgagtttggaggtgctggcgAGGCAGGGGTATATCaagtgggtggaggggtggatggtgggCAAGATGTTTAGaaggtttgaggaggaggaggggcctAGAGGGGTGAGGTATTGA
- a CDS encoding hypothetical protein (COG:P; EggNog:ENOG503NW40), with protein sequence MPDSPTISDTGTTGNEKLSSEPRGATEHHLEIGRSADDPVDLNANLEARIKNPLEGIPRDQLMLRVEAFCEEKGLAQHVQLFRKGALVAQNPDDYDRIEGTEALDEAEKKALRDEVEHKWRLPAKLFLTIATCSIGAAVQGWDQTGTNGANIFFPDIYGIGGTSTRDKLLLGLVNAGPYLGSALCGCWLSDPINNLWGRRGVIFFSAHFCLWPVIGSAFCHTWWEQLICRLFMGVGMGVKASTVPIYAAENSPASIRGALVMSWQMWTAFGIMLGTAFNLAVWSAGDINWRLMLGAPFIPAVPLLVLIYFCPESPRWYMKKNRYGKAWDAMIRLRNHPIQVARDIFYIHSQLELEEQLLRNSWYFQRMAELFTIPRVRRATLAAFTVMIAQQMCGINIIAFYSTTIFKDAGQDDYQALLASFGFGLVNWLFAFPAFWTIDTFGRRSLLLFTFPQMTWTLLAAGLCTLLEQGTARTALVALFVYLFAAFYSPGEGPVPFTYSAEVFPLSHREVGMGFSVATCLFWAAVLGMTFPFLLESLGTVGAFGLYAGFNALALVMIFFWVPETKQKTLEELDYVFAVPTRKFAGYQVRHVLPWWFKRWVLWRREAKLRPLYTMDHHQGRVGGEGRLGSGTNTLSETEREVKGGGVGGETVKGI encoded by the exons atgCCGGACAGTCCAACTATTTCGGACACCGGCACTACTGGGAATGAGAAACT TAGCAGCGAGCCCAGGGGTGCCACCGAACATCATCTCGAGATAGGCCGGTCCGCAGACGACCCTGTCGACCTCAAtgccaacctggaagctAG GATCAAAAACCCCCTCGAGGGCATTCCACGAGACCAGCTAATGCTGCGGGTAGAGGCCTTTTGCGAAGAGAAAGGACTGGCTCAACATGTCCAGCTTTTCCGCAAAGGTGCTCTCGTCGCCCAGAACCCGGACGACTACGACAGAATCGAAGGAACCGAGGCCCTCGACGAGGCAGAGAAAAAGGCCTTGCGGGACGAGGTCGAGCACAAGTGGCGCCTCCCTGCCAAGCTCTTCCTGACTATTGCGACTTGCTCGATTGGTGCCGCTGTTCAGGGGTGGGATCAGACCGGCACGAATGGAGCGAACATCTTCTTCCCGGATATCTACGGGATTGGCGGCACATCAACCCGGGACAAGCTTCTTCTCGGGCTGGTCAATGCCGGTCCGTATCTTGGGAGTGCACTGTGTGGGTGCTGGTTGTCTGATCCGATCAA CAACCTGTGGGGCCGTCGTGGtgtcatcttcttcagcgCGCATTTCTGTCTTTGGCCTGTGATCGGTTCTGCTTTCTGCCACACGTGGTGGGAGCAGCTGATTTGCCGTCTCTTCATGGGTGTCGGTATGGGCGTCAAGGCTTCGACTGTGCCTATCTACGCAGCTGAGAACTCGCCGGCCTCGATCCGTGGTGCTCTGGTCATGTCCTGGC AAATGTGGACGGCATTCGGCATCATGTTGGGTACCGCATTCAACTTGGCTGTGTGGAGCGCAGGAGACATTAACTGGCGTCTGATGCTCGGCGCCCCCTTTATCCCCGCGGTCCCTCTCCTCGTGCTTATCTACTTTTGCCCCGAGTCACCTCGTTGGTACATGAAGAAGAACCGCTACGGCAAAGCCTGGGATGCCATGATCAGACTGCGAAACCACCCGATCCAGGTAGCCCGCGACATCTTCTACATCCACTCCCAGCTCGAACTCGAGGAGCAACTCCTTCGCAACTCGTGGTACTTTCAGCGCATGGCTGAGCTCTTCACCATTCCCCGCGTGCGCCGGGCCACCCTGGCCGCCTTCACCGTCATGATCGCCCAGCAAATGTgcggcatcaacatcattgCCTTTTACTcgaccaccatcttcaaggaCGCCGGGCAGGACGATTACCAAGCTCTGCTCGCGTCGTTTGGGTTCGGGCTGGTCAACTGGCTGTTTGCCTTCCCCGCTTTTTGGACGATTGACACCTTTGGCCGGAGATCACTCCTGTTGTTCACCTTCCCGCAGATGACATGGACCCTGCTGGCGGCCGGCCTCTGCACGCTGCTGGAGCAGGGAACCGCCCGGACCGCCCTCGTGGCGCTGTTTGTCTACCTCTTTGCCGCGTTTTACTCACCCGGCGAGGGCCCGGTGCCGTTCACCTACAGCGCCGAGGTGTTCCCCCTCTCGCACAGAGAAGTAGGCATGGGGTTCTCGGTCGCGACGTGTCTCTTCTGGGCGGCGGTGCTGGGCATGACGTTTCCGTTCTTGCTCGAGTCGCTGGGGACGGTGGGTGCGTTTGGGTTGTATGCCGGGTTTAATGCCctggcgctggtgatgatTTTCTTCTGGGTGCCCGAGACGAAGCAGAAGACGCTAGAGGAGCTGGATTATGTGTTTGCGGTGCCGACGAGGAAGTTTGCGGGGTATCAGGTGCGGCATGTGCTGCCTTGGTGGTTCAAGAGGTGGgttttgtggaggagggaggcgaagCTGAGGCCGCTTTATACGATGGATCATCATCaggggcgggttgggggggaggggaggctggggagtGGGACGAATACCTTGTCGGAGACGGAGCGGGAGGTcaagggtggtggggttgggggggagacTGTGAAGGGGATTTGA
- a CDS encoding hypothetical protein (COG:E; EggNog:ENOG503NU1N; MEROPS:MER0002014) encodes MNLQPTAPRTPKSAAINGIIKEKQNRPDLETLKRLYEKLHADPELPGREERTAHVVKTHLEALGFRVRARIGGHGVVGVLDNQRGPRGRTVLLKAELDALPIQEKTNLSYASTKRIKDPVDKKKKPVMHASGHDMHITMVLAAAALLQKAKKKWRGCLIVLFQPDSQGRGAKSMMESGLYDKFQFPNPNIVLCQHINNKSAGKLQLLRGNDLGERLSFLITIPGKGGHSTTPEGCINPILIASSLVLELQTMIQTLYNPNNPALVTCVRINAGHATNEIPDKAELTVEVRAFSGDMMKLLVEAIDLVVGKEFKNAGVLKKKKTIQRLDQFVSPLINDPDALHKIGVQFEDYFGREQIQPMNLEMAMGKLSDDLAVLAREGIPHAYWTLRSTSPGVWDTYERDGRLHELPDTHTAEFAPAEEPTLSVGMEALAVAALTYLKTEGEF; translated from the coding sequence ATGAATCTCCAACCAACGGCCCCTCGGACTCCCAAGTCCGCTGCCATTAACGGCATtatcaaggagaagcagaaTCGACCCGACCTCGAAACACTCAAACGTCTCTACGAAAAGCTCCATGCAGACCCCGAGCTCCCCGGTCGCGAAGAGCGTACTGCACATGTCGTAAAAACTCACCTCGAAGCTCTCGGGTTCAGAGTTCGTGCTCGCATCGGCGGCCACGGCGTTGTGGGAGTGTTAGACAACCAACGCGGGCCACGCGGCCGTACCGTTCTCCtcaaggccgagctcgatGCTCTGCCCATACAAGAGAAAACAAACCTATCATACGCAAGCACCAAAAGAATCAAAGACCCCGtcgacaaaaaaaagaagcccGTCATGCACGCCTCCGGCCATGACATGCACATCACCATGGTCCTAGCCGCAGCAGCACTCCTCCAAAAGGCCAAAAAGAAGTGGCGTGGCTGCCTCATAGTTCTCTTCCAACCAGACTCACAAGGACGCGGTGCTAAGTCCATGATGGAATCCGGACTGTACGACAAGTTCCAAtttcccaacccaaacaTTGTATTATGtcaacacatcaacaacaaaagcgCAGGCAAGCTTCAGCTTCTAAGGGGCAACGACCTAGGAGAAAGGTTATCATTTCTCATCACGATCCCCGGAAAGGGAGGGCATTCGACCACCCCGGAAGGCTGTATTAACCCCATTCTGATCGCCTCGTCGCTGGTGCTGGAACTTCAAACAATGATTCAAACGCtctacaaccccaacaaccccgcgCTTGTTACCTGCGTGAGAATAAACGCCGGCCACGCTACCAACGAAATCCCCGACAAAGCCGAGCTGACGGTCGAAGTCAGAGCCTTCTCTGGCGATATGATGAAGCTGCTCGTTGAGGCGATCGACCTCGTGGTGGGGAAGGAATTCAAGAACGCGGGAGtattgaagaagaagaagacaatCCAGAGGCTTGACCAGTTTGTTTCACCGCTTATCAACGACCCAGATGCGCTACACAAAATTGGGGTGCAGTTTGAAGATTATTTTGGGCGGGAGCAGATTCAACCCATGAACCTGGAGATGGCCATGGGCAAGCTGAGTGATGATTTGGCTGTTCTTGCTCGAGAGGGCATTCCCCATGCGTATTGGACGCTTAGGAGCACGAGTCCGGGTGTTTGGGACACGTATGAGAGGGACGGGCGTTTGCATGAGTTGCCGGATACCCACACGGCCGAGTTTGCACCGGCCGAGGAGCCCACGTTGAGCGTGGGGATGGAGgcgttggcggtggcggcgttGACGTATCTGAAGACGGAGGGTGAGTTTTGA